A window of Panthera tigris isolate Pti1 chromosome A3, P.tigris_Pti1_mat1.1, whole genome shotgun sequence genomic DNA:
ttttttgtttttttaaatctagaagaATCTGGTTCTGATCCGACACTATCATGGAAAAATAATTctcttatagtttttcttttgggTTGAGTAAAAATTACATCCAAGGAACTGATATTTTATAATCAATCTCAGCAATACTCAATTCAGAGAAATTTGTCAATCACTTCCTATTTTAGGCAGAACATTCCTAAATGtgggaaaatatttccaaatacttaTTTAATACAAACAAAATATACAACGTGCATAACACCCAGGGCTAGGTGTTGCAGAGGAATACAAAGACCTGGATACGATTACAAGTCTCTCAAGGAACTTACCCATAAACATAACTCTGAAACAGACACACTGAAAGAGGCTTTGGACCAAAGCAGAGCTTAATTTCAAGCAGAGGACTGATAAGGCCTTCAAAGAGGAAATGGCAGGCATTGAATCTCAACTGTCATATAATATTGGCATACCTGTTCTACACCCTCTACTTCTGGAATATAAAACTGCAGCATGTTCTGAATTCCATTTTTCAGAGTAATCATTGAACTGGGGCAGCTGGTACAAGAACCTTGGAGTTTGAGCTGTACAATGCCATCTTCAAAGCCTTTATAGATAACATCTCCTCCATCTTCCTGCACAGTTGGCCTGTGGTCACGGAATATTTGTGATGTATGTAAAAGAACTGATGTatccatcaaaaaaatttaaaacaactcaGGGCTTAGGTGGTATACTGGTAAAATTCACAAAGTTAGAGCTACCTATACAATAGAGAATGAGAACTGTAGTTAGTCTCATTGGTGACTCTCTTTTTACTCTTGGATAAAATGCCaaaattcattcaaatattttccacttattatattttaatcttgCTTGTTAATAATCTTTTCAGGCATTTAAGATCTCAAATTTCCAAAAAATTACAGGATTACTTAAAATatactcattcatttcttttgaatgaaCAGCAGCAGACTGACATGACAcatgctggcttttttttttccaggtaaacTAAGTATCAAAATATAACATTAATGCAGAAAAATGCATAAACCATGTATGAACAATTAAATGAATTTTCACAGTGTGAACACACATTTGTCCCAGGCCAGCACACAATTTTAGCACCCCAGAAGTCCCCTTTGTACGTCCTCGCAACCAAAGGTAACCATTTCCTAATTGTTATTACCATTGTTTaattctgcctgttttttaactttataatttataaatataaattctatttaaaaaacacacagtaTTTACTTTTTCGTATTTGGCTTATTTTACTCTTTATGAGATTCTTCCACATCatcacatagtattccattaagTGAAAATGCCAGAATTTATCCCTGCTATTGCTGACGGACTTCTGGGCTAAATCAGGTTTTGGCTTTTACAGATTCTTGCAGATGTGTTttgctatacatatatatgattgcTGGGCATATACCTGAgcatggaattgctgggtcaggaATGCACATACATTCAGATGTAGTAGAAATGGCCATATAGTTGCCCTCTGCCCAGCTTCTCATGCTCTAGCCTCACACCAAAAATCAGCAAAATGTCCCACGGGAAGCCTTAATGAGCTTCCCTTCTCTCTAGGATCTTGTGTGCTTCAGCAGCTCTCTActgttttcaaatgaaagaaatttattgCATTTTATCTAGCTTTTCTGGGAGTTCTCACCGGGACCACTGCTCTGCTACAAGCAAAAGGGTAAGCCTGCGGTTCTCCACTCATTGAAATTTACTCTTTATGGGCAACAGCTTGAAAAAAGTACTTCCCTTTTCACAATCTTCCCGAACACTGTTTaactcattttttcattttaagaaatttggtATTACAACAAATCAAACCTAGATGGTGACTGTGAACAATAAAGTCCTTTGTTATGTTTAGACAGActgttttaacattttgagtGAACAGATACAATGTACAGACTTTAAATTCAACTGCCAGGGTTATCGATTGTGGTTTACATTTACTTGTACTTAttagagttttggtttttttccctcatggACAACTAAAAGTAAACTGCTATTATGAACATTGCCTCTGCAGTATATTTGATTTCGGGCAGAAAGATGAGCACATACCGTATTCTGGTATCTAACAGTTCCTTAATCATTGCCACAACTTCATCATCTTCTTCAGATCCTAGAAAcgattacaaataaaatatattaacagtaGAAATTTTATATCCATGCAAATACAAGTATTAAAACAGGATGATTTTAACTTAatgtctcattaaaaaataaaagcacagaacaTGTAACTTGGTGTGGTGATACAAGACAAATGGAAATGATGGTTGGGGAGACGAAAAGATCATTCATTTGATtctctgaagaaaaattaaggagcACGTCAACTTGACACATGGCAATACAGGTGAGTAACGGACATAACTTGACCTACTAATGATGTTTagggtttgaattttttttagttaatacaTTTGTAAACTTTCATCATCTTCAAGGAttgaaaaaggcagagaaaaaaagactgactGGATTCTGATGGAAACTTTGAGACACAAAAGCACACCTACTTCATTAGTtaagttacatttttaatttttaaattcagtggttttcaagaTGACAATGACACTAAATATAGATGTAAGCTTTGTGGAAATTTCCAAAATGTGCTAcaaatgtgaataaaaaaaatcagttttttcattttgggtcatttttgtttttcttttacttcataaGGTTATATACCAATCTTAGCCAATGCCTTTTTAAgggttaaaaaacatttttttgaaaataataaataaataaaataaaatttttctgagaaatttacctttaggaaaactaaaaatacaggTAATTCAAATTATACTATAATATACACTGGAATTCTGACACCAATGTAAGTAATAATtatcaatattaaattatattaactttgcatcttttttttaaagtttatttacttatcttgagagagacagtgtatgcACACGCCTGCACACATGGgaaacgggcagagagaggggaagagagagaatcccaggcaggctgtcagcacagagcctgacttggagctcaatctcatgaaccatgagatcatgacctgagcagagatcaagagttggacgcttaaccaagtgagccccaactttaaatctctttttttttatgttctttgctttttaagtctatttatttatttttgagagagggagcgagtagagaaagggtagagagagaaagtaagagagaatccgaagcaggctctgctgtcagcgcagagccctatgagggctcaaactcatgaaccatgagatcaagacctgagccgaaatcaaaagtcacatacttaactgactaggccacccaggtgccccttaaatctatttttagtaaaagaaatgaaatataataaagttaaaattctcttttgtcaAAACCTAAATTCCATTCCCCACTGTCACTTCCATAAACAACCACTACCATAATTTAGTGTGTATCTTTCtagaatatttacattaaatttacATGTACAAATTTATACAGATGAGATCCCACTACACATACCATTCTATACCTTTTTTCTATCTAATATAGCCTACAGTTCCTTAtcagcatatatacatatgccttaaatttaaaatttatgttatttttagagagacagagtgtgagtgggggaggggcacagagagagggaaacacaggatccaaagcaggctccaggctctgagctgttggcacagagcctgacgaggggcttgaactcatggaccatgagatcatgatctgaggtgaagtcagacacttaaccggctgagccacccaggcaccctgatatatctcaatttttaaaatagctatacAGTAATTGTatagatttcttttcatttagctAATTTCTCAGttatttcagttgtttccagtttgctACTATTTCTAACAATCTGCAGCATATACACTCTGGTGTAAAGAATGAtcagtgttggggcgcctgggtggcgcagtcggttaagcgtccgacttcagccaggtcacgatctcgcggtccgtgagttcgagccccgcgtcaggctctgggctgatggctcggagcctggagcctgtttccgattctgtgtctccctctctctctgcccctcccccgttcatgctctgtctctctctgtcccaaaaataaaaataaaaaaacgttgaaaaaaaaaaaaaaaaaaaaaaaaaaaaaaaaaaaagaatgatcagtGTACTTTTGCAAATGTATCTATGagataaattcctagtggtgGGATATTTGAGTCAACACTTGTGTATTTTTCAATTTGGGGAGCTGTAATCAAGTGGCTGTACAAACACTCTatcaattttacatatatatccaCCAAGAACACCTATAGCTGTTTCATGCATTATTTGAAGTTTGCATAAATGGTATATATGTAAGAACCTGTAAATAAGCATAtcctttgattttcctttttcaattaatattttcttttatatcttttcaCATTGTATCTCCCAATctagttcattccttttaattgctgatgtattttttaaatatttcaatgaacATGCTTCATGTACTGTTTTATGTACATTTATAAGATTCATTTCGGGTATGTATCTAGAAGTGGAAGTGTTCATCTAAAAGTGACtatacaaatatttgtgtgtgtacatatacatgtatgtaaacacacacatgaCAGTATCTTTGTGATACTAGAGAAAGGACAAATTTCATCAACAAACTGCAATAACCACAGCTAATACTTATTAAGCTCCATGTGCACTTACTCTTCCAAGTGCTTTCCACAAAATTAACTtattcaaaaggtacaaaaagcacaaaccacaaagaaaaagatgaatatatgtgactatattaaaaagaaaaacttctgtgCTTGCTTCAACAGCACAAATACTAACACCGGAATGAAACAGAGAAGATTAACATGGACTCTGAGCAAAGATTATGTGCAAATTCATGAAatgttctgtctttcaaaaaaaaaggaaaaagaaaaatttctaaatgaCAAAATCCtaaacacagtgagaaggtgagGAATGGTTAGGGAGGTTATTTGCAATGAATATACCTAACAAAGGACAAACAcccagaatatttttcaaaaacttgctaaaatcaacacaaaagagacaacttaatttttaaacaatgggAAAAGATTACGAACAGGAAATTTACTGACAAGAAAAATAATGGCCAGTAAACATATGAAAACCTTCAGGCTCAGTGTTGATCAAGAAACTGCAACTAAAACAGGATATCATTTACACTTAacatactgatttaaaaaaaaaaaaaagacagtaggtGATGATAAAGATGTAAGTTCAAATTCTTATATATTGCTAATTagcatataaattaaaataatttataatacagCAATTCTGGTTTGAGGAACATATTATAACAAAACTTTTCACATATGCACAGACTTGTACAAGGTTGCCCACTACAGCAATGTTTGTAATAGAAATTAGCATAAATAATTCATTTGACCATAAGGAACAAATTAAGTGTAGTTTattcatataatagaatactatctAGTACTTAAATAAACTAGAACtacattttttcaaaatggaTGTATTTCAAAATATGCTCAGTGAAAAAAGGCTAATtgcatataatatacattaaagtTTAAGAACAAAAACCAATACTATATATTCCCTGCAGAGACTTTTATGTGtgtaaaagtttgaaaaacaaaccAAGTTTACACAAATCTCTGGAAGTAGAAAGGGGAAGGGATGCGGGTTGTGGAATTTTGGTTGTgtctttaatgttttacttaaaaatgggTATACAGCAATTGTGGCAAAAAACTAACATCTATGAAATccgaaaagagagaaaattgatatacattgtattattttctgtatgtttgaaaatttttataattgaaaaatttagttttagatAATCAATTTATAcacaagttttcaaaaataatggaTGAAACTAGTATATGTGAAGTTCTGTTCCGCCTGGAATTGGTTCCAGAGTTAAATATGGTACAATGATAAAAATCTGCATTCTcgtgactacttttttttttaatgtttatttatttttgagagaaagagagagacagagtgtgagcaagcgagaggcagagagacagaaacacagaatcccaagcaggctccaggctctgagctgtgagcacagagcccgatgtggggctcaaactcacgaaccatcagatcatgacccaagctgaagtcggacgtttaaccaactaagccacccaggcgtcctagTATTCTCATGACTTTTGAAATCAAGACAAATGTGAGGAAAGTAGaaactttttttagaaaatgaaaataaatattaattatccaACATATTACCTGCTTCTCCCGAAGATGTTTCCTCAGTAACTAAGGGTAAGCCAGAAGCAAAGAAATCCATGATTGTTGCATAAATATCTGGTTTCAGTAAATTCCAGTCTAACTCTTCACTTTCctgtaaatatttaaaggaaaatgctaTATTTCTAATCAAAAGCAAAGACTAATACCAAATAACACCCTGAATCTTTTAAGAATCGTTTCCTATATATATCCTATACTATGTAATAGCACTCATTTCTGGAGAACACATGTTAATTCCAGTTCTTGATAGATCTGGTCTATACTGACTTTTAGAAGATATAATCTTAGAACATTcctcatgcatttattcattcattcatcaaacttGTGTTAAGTGTGCTGGATATACCATGTCTTGTATAGGGGATAAAGATATTTTTTCAGTGGTGAAGAGAGTTAAAATACTGCATGAATTCTGTGTTTAGAGAGAATGATAAAGAGATTTCCCATTCTTTTAAAGAAGATAGGATACAGTTACTTGACCAAATATACAAGATAACCCCCAAGTATTCAAAGAATTCAACTTACTATCTTACTCAAGAGTAGAAGAAATCCAATGACACAACTGTAGAAGCAAAACATATAATATGGTGTCTTATCTATGGCTGTTGTGCTAGAGGGCTTGTGGACCTCCAACAAGCCTGGCATCCTTAGGAAAGAATACTTAATTATGTGACCTCTGTGTCAGGTCAACTACttgattccattaaaaaaaggcaggattggggcacctgggtggctcagtcggttgagtgtctgacttcggctcaggtcatgatctcacagttcatgagttcaagccccacaacaggctcggtgctgacagctcagagcctggagcctgtttcggattatgtctcctctctctctgcccctctccgacttgcactctgcctttctctctcaaaaataaacaaacattaaaaaaaaaaaaaaaaaaaaggttttagggcacctgggtgactcagttaagtgtccaactcttgattttggttcaggtcatgatctcacggttcatgagatggagccccgagccctatgctgggctctgctctgacagcatggagcctggttgggattctctttctcctctctctctctgtccctactccATTTGCacctgcattctttctttctctctctctctcaaaaatgaataaactttaaaaaaaaaaaaaaaaaaggatgggattATTAAATACCTAAATAGTACGAACatctgaaaagagaaagggagcatgttttgttttagttttttaaagggGAGCTCTTTAGGAGGAAAAAGTATTAGATGCAATCCATTTAGATTCTCAGGAGATTAACAGCTAGTGCCTATCcttaaatactattaaaaatgagTCTACATGCATAAAAGGGGCTATTTTTGTCATGGACTAAGAACCAACTTAGAGACAGTACACAGAAGACAAGATAAATGCGCACTGCTGTGGATATAAGAACAAAACTAGTGAGTTGCCTTAGTGATTGGGAATGGGAAATAGTTCTaggtaacattttaataaattatttggaagatGGATCAGAGGGCTACCTCAAAATCTTCATCAAATAGTGGGTTctaggggcatctaggtggctcagtcagataagcgtccatttcagctaaggtcacaatctcgcagttcatgagttcaagccccacatcaggctgtctgctatcagcacagagcctgcttcagatcctctgtccccctttctctctgcccctcctctgcttacacatgctccctttctccttctcactctctcccaaaaataaataaacatttaaaaaattttttaaataaaaataaataataggctCTACTGAATAGGGAaatattgataataaaaaaaagaaaactattctgAAGTTGTctacatgggggaaaaaaaaagcagtttatttatttagaagaaaataagaggcacctagctggctcagttagtagagtatgtgattcttgatcctggggtcatgagttcaagccccatgttgggcatagagcttacttaaaaaaaaaaaaaaaaaaaaaaaaatactgaaagtatCAAAGTTATTTCAAAGGATGGAAgaatagaaaactatttttactctgctaaagaaatgaatgattcaggggagcctgggtggcttagtcggttaagcatccaacttcagctcagatcatgatctcatggttcacgggtttgagccccatgtcaggctctgtgctgacagctcagagcctggagcctgcttcggattccgtgtctccctaataagcattttttaataagcattaaaaaaaaaattttttaaaggaatgaatgattcactttaaataaagggaaatggGCAATAGCCAAAGTTATCAAGTAGATGAGATAGTCTATAATGAGGAAGgtaactgaaagaaaacaaatctactACTCTACCTATTAAATATCAATATATGCCCTAACTTAGATTATTTATTAGTTATATCATGTCACTTAAGGAAAAATAGTGGAGCTAGAGAAATTCCAAAAAGAGTaactaaattataaacaaaaaaggaaataaaagatgacttaccaaaatcaaatcaaagaaaaaaaacaactctgaaagACATAATCACATGTtttcatctaaaaaaatttttatatgccATGGTCTGTATAtaaaaggactaaaaaaaaacttgttaaaataaatacataatttgccatttataaaatgaagacaagaatACCTAGTTctaaggattaaattagataatatatataaagtacttctGCTATGTAAATGCCATATCAGACACGTTGGAAATATTAAACAAAAGCTGGTCCCCCCCCGACCcttaaaaaataccaaagaaagcaaattaaagaATAGTAAAGATAGGCCAGATGTCTCTAAACTGGTAAAGACATGGGATCAGTCAACACAGATTTACACACCACAATCCTTTTGACAGAAACCTGAAAATTTAATCTACGAAATCTTACATCATTGTTTCGTTCTACAAAAATTTCTCAAAGTGcatagtatgtgccaggcattgttccagGTGAATTTAACAAGATGGACAATCTCTATCTTTAAGGAGTTTACATTCCAGTATAGGAAAGACAGGTAATAAAATTAACCGAAAAAGAAAGTGACTAAGTGACAAGTACAACGAAGACAATAAACAGGGTAATGAGCTCCTGGACAGATGGCCACTTCAACTAATATGGTCAAGAAAGGACTTTCTGAGAATGTAGGGCCACTAACACTTTCAACAACAGGGAAAAACATTTTACAATCAGGATATCCACAAGAACTATGGCCATTGGGATTGCCACCACGGAGGAAAACCCTCATTCTCCTCCACACATAAAGAGCTACAAGAGAATGCTGGACTATTTGTACCATGTCACTAAACCAGTCCACTGTTATCAGTCCGATCCGTGCATCAAGAACTCAGAGCAATCCTTTCAAATTGCTTAAGAAGAGTTAAATGGAAACTTTCGATTTTGACAAGATACTGAAAAGTGATTAAGTTCAGTGCATACATATCAACGGACAGATCTAAAAGTATACATAGTTCAAATTTAAACAATTCATTTCTCACTAATCTAGTAGACTTAAAAATGAAACCACCTCTTCTAGCAGATACCACTTCAGCTGTTGGATCGGGTAGCAtatttacatagattttttttttgacacttagAGGTTAACCAAGTGCTACAGAACTACACAGTGCACTGCTCATATTACAGCAGGATGTATAATGTGGGAGATGCCATGATGAAAAGAGCCCATTTCGAATGGAGACACATATTCATGCTGTTGGTCAAATATAGAAACATATAgtttgattatttgtttctttttactctctcattttaaattaagaactAGTAAAAATATCAAAGCTACCAATAAAATttcaattatgaaataaaaaaggattagtaaaaaaataataattggagCCTAAATTCTAGTTCTGCCCAGGTTGAGTCCTGGCCCTGCTGTAGGGTAGATATATAATCCTGGATGCTGCATTTAACCATCTGAAGctaaagtttttctcttttgaaaaacaaGGGATTTGGATAATTTCAACTTGAAAATTCTACTTAATAATTAACTTGAGAAATGCGAGAAGTAAATTTAACTTGAGATTTTTAGTACCAATATGCATAAAACACATTAAGAAAGGAAATTCGGAAAGGAATGTTGGACTCGGAAAAAACTAAAAGAACTTCAcatcttattttatataatcCTATGTTTACCTTTGTAACAGTGATGAAATCTGGTCCAAAAAAGACACTTTTTACTCCTTCAATCCTAAATAACTGCctgtgaataataaaaaataagagataataaaatgctttattatagaaaagtttaaacataaaggtggagagaaaagtaaaagagCATTTACATACCCATCACCAGCATGAACAAT
This region includes:
- the NFU1 gene encoding NFU1 iron-sulfur cluster scaffold homolog, mitochondrial isoform X3 codes for the protein MMNLYTMTKQPLHQFVQRPLFPLPATLCNTVRYMFIQTQDTPNPNSLKFIPGKPVLETRTMDFPTPAAAFRSPLARQLFRIEGVKSVFFGPDFITVTKESEELDWNLLKPDIYATIMDFFASGLPLVTEETSSGEAGSEEDDEVVAMIKELLDTRIRPTVQEDGGDVIYKGFEDGIVQLKLQGSCTSCPSSMITLKNGIQNMLQFYIPEVEGVEQVMDDESDEKEANSP
- the NFU1 gene encoding NFU1 iron-sulfur cluster scaffold homolog, mitochondrial isoform X4; the encoded protein is MDFFASGLPLVTEETSSGEAGSEEDDEVVAMIKELLDTRIRPTVQEDGGDVIYKGFEDGIVQLKLQGSCTSCPSSMITLKNGIQNMLQFYIPEVEGVEQVMDDESDEKEANSP
- the NFU1 gene encoding NFU1 iron-sulfur cluster scaffold homolog, mitochondrial isoform X1, whose amino-acid sequence is MAAAARLGWGAAAAAARLCRRFCPMMNLYTMTKQPLHQFVQRPLFPLPATLCNTVRYMFIQTQDTPNPNSLKFIPGKPVLETRTMDFPTPAAAFRSPLARQLFRIEGVKSVFFGPDFITVTKESEELDWNLLKPDIYATIMDFFASGLPLVTEETSSGEAGSEEDDEVVAMIKELLDTRIRPTVQEDGGDVIYKGFEDGIVQLKLQGSCTSCPSSMITLKNGIQNMLQFYIPEVEGVEQVMDDESDEKEANSP
- the NFU1 gene encoding NFU1 iron-sulfur cluster scaffold homolog, mitochondrial isoform X2 — translated: MAAAARLGWGAAAAAARLCRRFCPMMNLYTMTKQPLHQFVQRPLFPLPATLCNTGKPVLETRTMDFPTPAAAFRSPLARQLFRIEGVKSVFFGPDFITVTKESEELDWNLLKPDIYATIMDFFASGLPLVTEETSSGEAGSEEDDEVVAMIKELLDTRIRPTVQEDGGDVIYKGFEDGIVQLKLQGSCTSCPSSMITLKNGIQNMLQFYIPEVEGVEQVMDDESDEKEANSP